The sequence below is a genomic window from Lycium ferocissimum isolate CSIRO_LF1 chromosome 9, AGI_CSIRO_Lferr_CH_V1, whole genome shotgun sequence.
ttatgaAAACAGTAGGCGACAAAATGTCACTTCAGTGCTTGCAACTAAACTATAAGGAACAGTCTTATACGCAACAAAAGCtatttatctatatatatatataataagagaGGTACAAGTAAGTCTGTGCACGAATCGGGTCGGTTCGGTTTTGGCATCATCGAGTTGAAATTTCGAATTTTGACTTTCTAAAATTCTCAACCAAACTCTATCCATTCTAGGTTCAATTcgattcattttttattattttggttCTGTTACACAAATCGATTTGTTCGAAATTTGAACAAGCAACTAttttcttttcagttttagAGTAAACATAACCTAAAATAATGAGATCCTAAATTTGCAGCCTTATAAACAAGACATTAACTAAGAAAAAACCATAAACTTGCAAGCATAATAGCATATAAATGGCAAAACAAGAGCTTGACAACTTGTGCAAACATACAAATCCGCCAACACCACATTAcatataccaaattaataataCAACATCTTGCAACTTGCAAAGGACAAACATAATAATTCAGTTTGCATcctcaaaaaaatcaaaacaaaaactcTAATTTGTACAGGCTAAGatcaaagaacaaacaaagCCGTGGGTGGAGGCAATGGCCAAAAGGCAAAGATGGCTCGTGAGAAGAACGCTGAAAAGATGAAAGACCAGAAGGGAAGTTCGGGTCGGTTGATAATTAAAACTAACCGTATCCGAACCGTTAAACTCTAATATTTTACAATTGCATTTGTAATTCAAAATCGAATTGTAGTATCCAAATTGAATTATTCGAAATGTTTCGAATCGGTTCGGATGTGGTTAAGCCAAGTGACAAGGTAATAATAAGCCACTTGacaattttaagacaaagttaATAAGAATTGTAATACAAGTTTTGAATTGAGAATTGAAATATAAAGATTCAAATTTGAATCTAAAgctaaatatttaaaaacaaatattatcaatatttatatttatctacttttttaatctatttttttttttttttaattgaaaggttatatatatatatatatatattacaattATAAAAGCTAATCACttttttgaattgaaatatAAGTCTTTTTCAAACTTTGCCaccacatttatatatatatatatatatatatatatatatatatatatatatatatatatatatatatatcaattataagttttttatatgtttaatttactttatatatttcTAATAAAAATTCTCAATGAAGCTATCTAGTGTACATAGCTATCTTAGTTTAGTAGAAAAACTTGGAAAGTCTTTGGACTGATTAGAGGAATAACTTTGCCACCACATTTACGGTTGCGGGACTTGTGTGTTTTTTTGTCTTCTCAAATTTTGTCAAGTCTTTGGGGCTAAGAAAAAGTCAAGGTTCCACTTCTTTCATGTTgagaaaattcttgaaactcTTCTAAGAATTATTGTCCTGATATAGCATTTGCTTTAGTGATTTTATCTTGAGTCTGTGTAGATTTTATTTTACTCATGAAGTCACATCCTAATTGTACATTTTAGCACGAACCCTACGCACAATTCCAAGAGTTTTTTATATAGTTCaatttactttatatatttcaaataAATCAAGCTTTATGAAAACAATAGGCAGCAAATGTCACTTCAATGCTTACAATTAAAGTATTAGGAACAATTTTATACGCAAGAAAAGCtatttgtctatatatatatataaaataggagaggtacaaGCAACGCGGTTAAGCCAAGTGACAAGGTAATAACAAGCTACTTgacaattttaagacaaaattaatGAGAATTAGGAGAAAGTTAATAAGAATTGTAATACAAGTTTTGAATTGATAATTGACATATAAAGATTCAAATTTGAATCTAAAgctaaatatttaaaaacacatattatcaatatttatatttatctatttttttaatttgtactgaaatatcattttttttaaagataatttttttgaattgaaaggttatatatatatatatatatatatatatatatatatatatatatatatatatatatatatatatatatatatatatatatatatatatcaattataaACTATGCTAATCACGTAAAAATTCTCAATGTAACTATCTAGTGTACATACGTTTAGTAGAAGGAAAACTTGGAAAGTCTTTGGACTGATTAGAGGCATAACTTTGCCACCACATTTATGGCTGCAGGACTTGGTGTATTTTTTTGTCTTCTCAAATTTTGTCAAGTCTTTGGGGCTAAGAAAAATCAAGGTTCCACTTCTTTCAGGTTGAGAAAATTCTTAGAAACTCTTCTAAGAATTATTGTCCCATATCGCATTTGCTTTAGTGATTTTATCTTGAGTCTGTGTAGATTTTATTTTACTCATGAAGTCACATCCTAATTGTACATTTTGGCACGAACCCTACGCACAATTCCAGAGTTTTTTATATAGTTCaatttactttatatatttcTAATAAATCAAGCTTTATGAAAAATCAATTATAAACTATGCTAATCACGTAAAAATTCTCAATGTAGCTATCTAGTGTACATACGTTTAATAGAAGGAAAACTTGGAAAGTCTTTGGACTGATTAGAGGAATAACTTTGCCACCACATTTACGGTTGCAGGACTTGGTGTATTTTTTTGTCTTCTCAAATTTTTGTCAAGTCTTTGGGGCTAAGAAAAGTCAAGGTTCCACTTCTTTTACGTTGAGAAAAATTCTTTGAAACTCTTCTAAGAATTATTGTCCGGATATCGCATTTGCTTTAGTGATTTTATCTTGAGTCTGTGTAGATTTTATTTTACTCATGAAGTCACATCCTAATTGTACATTTTGGCACGAACCCTACGCACAATTCCAAGAGTTTTTTATATAGTTCaatttactttatatatttcTAATAAATCAAGCTCTATGAAAACAATATGCAGCAAATGTCACTTCAATGCTTGCAATTAAACTATTAGGAACAATCTTATACGCAAGAAAAGCtatttgtctatatatataaaataggagaggtacaaGCAACGTGGTTAAGCCAAGTGACAAGGtaataacaagccacttggcaattttaagacaaagttaATGAGAATTAGGACAAAGTTAATATGAATTATAATATAAGTTTTGAattgataattgaaatataaagattcaaatttgaatctaaagctaaatatttaaaaacagATGTTatcaatatttatatttatctatttttttttaatttgaactgaaatatcatttttttaaagataaagtttttgaattgaaagataatgtttttcaaactagatatatatatatattatatatatatatatatatatatatcaattataaACTATGCTAATCACGTAAAAATTCTCAATGTAGCTATCTAGTGTACATATGTTTAGCAAAAGGAAAACTTGGAAAGTCTTTAGACTAATTAGAGGAATAACTTTGCCACCACATTTACGGTTGCAGGACTTGGTGTATTTTTTTGTCTTCTCAAATTTTGTCAAGTCTTTGGGGCTAAGAAAAGTCAAGGTTCCACTTCTTTCACGTTGAGAAAATTCTTAGAAACTCTTCTAAGAATTATTGTCCGGATATCGCATTTGCTTTAGTGATTTTATCTTGAGTCTCAGGGTGTAGATTTTATTTTACTCATGAAGTCACATCCTAATTGTACATTTTGCTTTGGGCCTACGGACAATTTCAGAGTTTTTTATATAGTTCaatttactttatatatttcTAATAAATCAAGCTCTATGAAAATAACAGGCAACAAATGTCACTTCAGTGTTTGCAATTAAACTATTAGGAACAATCTTATACGCAAGAAAAGCTatttatccatatatataaaatagaagaGGTACAACCAACGTGGTTAAGCCAAGTGACAAGGTAacaacaagccacttggcaattttaagacaaagttaATGAGAATTAGGACAAAGTTAATAAGAGTTGTAATACAAGTTTTGAattgataattgaaatataaagattcaaatttgaatctaaagctaaatatttaaaacacatattatcaatatttatatttatctattttttaaatttgaactgaaatatcattttttttttaagataaagtttttgaattgaaagataatgtttttcaaacttgtatatatatatatatataaactatgcTAATCATGTAAAAATTCTCAATATAGCTATCTAGGGTACATATGTTTAGCAGAAGGAAAACTTGAAAAGTCTTTGGATTGATTAGAGGAATAACTTTGCCACCACATTTATGGTTGCAGGACTTGGTGTATTTTTTTGTCTTCTAAACTTTTGTCAAGTCTTTGAGGCTAAGAAAAGTCAAGGTTCCGTTTCTTTCATGTTGAGAAAATTCTTAGAAACTCTTCTAAGAATTATTGTCTGGATATCGTGTTTGCTTTAGTGATTTTATCTTGAGTCTGTGTAGATTTTATTTTACTCATGAAGTCACATCCTAATTGTACATTTTGGCACGAACCCTACGCACAATTCCAGAGTTTTTTGTATAGTTCaatttactttatatatttcTAATAAATCAAGCTTGGTACAACCAATCCAAAAAGATCATTATCTGTATACCTCTCTTTCTGATCGTTTTCAGTAGCGTTGCATCTTATAATTATATAATTTGttaacaagaaaaagaagttgGGGTTTAAGCAAAACAAATTATCTCATTTATCTCGGCGTAATTTATAAAAGATCATTTTTAAATTCATTAAGATATAGCGCGAAGCGCGGTCAAATTCACTAGTTAGATATAAGCGTTATGAAAGGATAGATTTAGGGCTTGTTTGGAAAGTCACCCAGTTAATTGTAATTACACAATTTGATccatttgtttgaccaagtaattacacagttaggtggaattgggtgtaattacgcTTATTGGGTGGAATTGGGTGTAGttattttttagtttctttcttttttggtttatttaatttcttttcatttttaatttatttttaatttctattattttaatttcttttttctatttactttttaattatttttatttttaaaaatatattttctttttatattaactTTGTTTCTTGTTGTTccatgtaaaaatattttttattttattttattttattaatttagagtgctattattctaattttgaCTTTATTAGAAAGTCTTTCTTATTAGTTAtattaaaatagaattttattattaatgaggttatagactttattttgtctttttgaattatatttacttaatgGAATTtgacttatgtaatgttggaatttgacagtattatattaaacttttctcttggattttgaatttaggttatattttcgattttaatttatttgctttagtactattgacttgttatttcacattgtatgttgtttatttttcacttacagttcATAGATTTTTTTGTAAGTCTGcttttatgttttataattaattgaaattaaaatattattaatttgaaaaatatatcaattaatttttacaaaattagttacaaatatttaattattaattaatatattctcatgaaacaatgtgttattaaagaactaatttaatataatttattaaggcgcatatttttttaatattaattttaaatttttgataaataaaagTGATTTTTAAAGCACTCTTGTAATTATACtataattacattatgacaaacaaacaggtttttataattataatatttgtgtaattactaagctgtgtaattactacccttataattacaccaattccaattaccaagtggctttccaaacagatgATAGTGAAAATTGACTCGAAGTCAGTGGAATATCACTGGTACGTAAGGTTCTGTGACGAGCTTTTGTGGAAATTGACTTGGGTCAAcagtcaacaacaataatggaaATTAAGTAATTTTCACATTTCAAAGACGGAAGTAATAGTGATCAATTTATCACTATATAGAAGGACTAGAAGTTCCTAGCTGGTTAGACATATCCAAGAAATAAGATATGGAGTACCAACAATTGCTAATACCTTTCTGCTTCTATTCACTTATTATCCTTTCTGTCCAGCAATCGCAGCTTACTGGCTTCTCATATGCTGGGCAACATCTATGTGCCCGCGATGATGCCTTTTATTTGCTTCAATTTAAGAAAGGCCTCACAATTCATCCCAAAGGAAGTTATAATCATGCGTGTTACTACAAGGCCCGAGCCAAGACTTTATCCTGGAATGTTACAGGAGATTGTTGCAAATGGTATGGTGTTACTTGCAATGGATTTACGGGTCACGTGATAGGCCTCGATCTTTCTTGCAGCTTTCTTTACGGAACTATTAATGCTAACAGCAGCCTCTCAAAATTAAACAAGCTCATTTCTTTAGATCTCTCTTTCAACGATTTTGGAGGCTCAATTTTAGAATCCATTGGCAACCTCACTGCAATTAGAGAGTTGACACTTTCAAATAACAAATTCACTGGTAATGTTCCCTCAACTATCTCAAAATTAAACAAGCTCATTTCTTTAGATATCTCTTCCAACCATTTTGGAGGCTCAATTTTAGAATCCATTGGCAACCTCACTGCAATTAGAGAGTTGACACTTTCAAATAACAAATTCACTGGTAATGTTCCCTCAACTATCTCAAAATTAAACAAGCTCATTTCTTTAGATATCTCTTCCAACCATTTTGGAGGCTCAATTCCAGAATCCATTGGTAATTTCACTAGAATTACAAGTTTGGATCTTTCGAATAACAGTTTCAGCGGAAATGTTCCCTCAACTGTAGGAAAGCTGAACAAACTTAGCTCCTTAGGCCTCTCTTTCAATAATTTTGAAGGCTCGATTCCAGACATCTTTGCCAACCTTTCAGAGCtatcttatttatattttgaaactaACAATTTCACTGGCTCATTCCCCTATTCAATTACATCCTTGACTCACCTTGGAGGATTAGAGTTGCACAACAATTTACTAACTGGTACACTTCCCTTTAATATAAGTGGGCTTCAAGAGCTACAAACACTTGATTTGTCCTTCAATTATTTCACTGGCACAGCACCCCCTTGGTTATTCAATCTTCCATTGCTGTCGGATTTATATGTTCAATCCAATCAATTAACCAAATTGCCAAATGAGATCAAGAGCGATCACTTAAAGCACTCTGAAATTGATCTTTCGAACAACAAGTTGCACGGTAAAATCCCTGATTGGATGTTATCCATGACCGTGGACGTGCTAGATCTCTCTCATAACTTCCTCACAGGCATTGAAAAACAAGTATGGCGCTCAATGGATTTGTTCTACCTTAATTTGGAGAACAATTCTCTTCAAGGGTCTTTGCTTCCGTCCATTTGTGACATGACTAGGCTTCGAATCCTCAATTTGGCTCATAACAATTTCAGTGGTTCAATCCCAACATGTTTGGGTAGTAGTCCCCTTGCTATTTTAGACTTGCGAATGAACAATTTTCATGGAGAGATACCAAGATTCTTACCAAAAGGGTTACAGTACCTTAGTTTACATGGCAATCAACTGGGGGGACAAGTTCCACGATCCTTGGTTAACTGTACAAACTTGGAAGCTCTCGATTTGGGGAATAACAAGATAAATGACACGTTCCCCATCTGGCTGGAGAAACTTCCAAACCTACAAATTATGATTCTGAAATCAAATCTCTTTCACGGTCCAATTGGTGAATTAGTGTCCGAGTTTCCATTTCCTGAGTTACGAATCTTTGACCTTTCCTTCAATGGGTTCACTGGAACtttgccacctaattttttcaaaaaatttagagGTATGATGGATGTGGATGAAGAAAAAACAGGAATTATGATGGATGTGGATGAAGAAAAAATAGGAATTACTCGAGACAGTAATAGCAATCACACCGACTGGAATCGCCTAATCTACACGGCTCTCCACAGCGATTCCCTAAGATACGAGCATTTCCAGCCTAACATGGCCAACAGGAATTACCTTTACCATGTTAGCTTGGTGATAAAaggtaatgtgtttgatatgagaATCACATCAATAATGACAAGTATTGATTTATCAAGCAATAGGTTTGAAGGAGATATTCCAAATTCCCTTGGAAGTCTGAACTCACTTGTGTTACTCAACCTATCTCACAACAACTTCTGGGGTTATATTCCTGCAGAAATTGCAAAGTTGCATGAGCTCGAAGCATTAGACCTCTCATGGAACAGACTCATTGGAGAAATCCCTGGTCAATTGTCGAGTCTGACATTTCTTGAGGTCTTAAACCTTTCATACAATCATCTTGTTGGGCGCATTCCGCTTGGGAAACAGTTCAATACATTTCCAATTGATTCGTATTGTGGAAATCCTGATTTATGTGGATTTCCACTATCAAAGGAATGTGGAAAAAATAATGTGTTAGATGAGTCACCACTTGAacaagatgatgatgattcaagTTTTGCTAGCGGGTTCACATGGCAAGCTGTCGTAATAGGGTATGGTTGTGGTATTCCTTTTGGATTGTTCATGGGAAGCCTCATGTTCATATTTGGAAAACCAAAATGGTTTGTGAACTTCGCTGAAGATATTGCTCAACAAATTGCTGCTAGGAAGCGAAGAAGGCAAAGGAAGAGACATCAAAGACATTGAGACACGGTTTAAGAATGACGTAGCAACATATCAGGTATTGATTAAAACTTTTGGTTTTGAATCAGGAACAGCAGTACTTCTGTAgctgttttttctttctaataGTTTAAGAACTGTCCACACATTTTGGAtcccttttttctttaaaatggtGGCTGCTTGGTTTATTAGATTACAGtctgtcaattttttttccctaaaGACCTAAGTATTAAAAAATTCAGGAAAGTCATTAATAGTCTAAAAGGACATAAACCATTTACATTTCTAATATCCTGTCTAATCTTTATTCTCATTCTCGTCTCTACAGATGTTGTTGAGGTTGCTGGAGAGTTGAACAGGTTTACATACTAGTTACATTATTTACAAATTTGTATTAATGAGGATTACCCTTTTCGTAGCAGGATTAGCCATAATTGTTATTGTATTAATAAGTTGGTGTTGATGTTCTGGGGCAATGTATGCATTTGTTTCTTCACTTTATATGCCTATGGTGATTTCTAtagttttatgaaaataaagaaataagttTTCGACATTGCATCGTTTAAGGGATAGAGACTTCAATTCACATTCCCTTTAAGAGTTAATTACACGAATGGTCATCTATCATCCTTGCAGTAACATCAACTAAATTTTGTCACAATAAAATCACTTAACTATTGCTCCACTAGTTTTCCTGTTTGGCAAGCCATAGCATTAAAAATACCAAGTTGTGTTGCCACGTCAGCATTAATAACAAATTTTTACCTAAATAAAAGGCCCATTTTTTGTCATACTTCTAGACTTGAATTTGAAGTTTCTGATCAATATCATCAAATGGCTGTTTTGTCGACCTTAATAAACAATTCtgaaagaaattaattttgtaattcaAACAAAACACATCCAAAGTTAGACAATACAATTGAAGAATATATCCAAAGACATTGTCCAAATTAATGCAACAAAACGAGAAATTTCAAACTGTAATTCCTAAACCTACGAGAAAAATATACTTCAAAATCCTTTCAAAATAATAAACTACTGAAATTTACCTGGCAAAGAATATAGAAGAACGCTAATGCAATCTCCACTTTGAATTTTAAAGTCGCAAAGCTCAACTTTTTGCTTCGTTCCTCACTACTTATATGTTGTAGCTGCAGAAACAGGTAATAATGCTATGTAAATTGTGAGTAATGGTAATAACAACTAATAATAGAGAAAAGTAGGTTGTTTTTTGGGTCCAAGATCAAAAGTAGATGATAAGTATCATCAAGTGctgaaattaattttataaataaatactcCTGTTAAAAGGTGTTGGATAAGCAAATTTTACATTAACATAAGCGAAATATTCTTAATATTAttcacaaaaaggaaaaaaatatttttacataaAAACCGAATGACGAAATTAAGAACAGAGAGACAATTAGATATTATGTTCCAAGAGGAATATCTCGGATATTACAAAAGATATtagaaatgaaatagtaaagtCTTTGTCGAACGActaaaaaattcataaatttgaGATCGATCAACTTATGGCTTTTAGTTGATTTTGGCTTTATAAGCTCTTTTGGTGTTTATTGAACACTTATATAAATCAAAAAGTACTTTCTAAACTAATTTGATCAGCTTATAAGTTTTGTCAAACACCCTCACTATGGCGTAAACTAAAATTGAACTACCGATTAGTTACTGACagtataaattatttttacaatattaaatTACTTTAAAAACCAACTTAAATATGACAGTGTAAAATAACCCTGAATATGAAAAAGAACAAGTAATTATTACAATGAGTTATATCAAAGAATTATTACTGTACTAATATTTTCTGCCATTTAACTGCACGATTTTCcgttcaaatgggctggtctttaatttttaccgttcaaatgtctttggtatttaatttttgtccttcaaaatcgaatGTGACGGGCATAAATTCTTTAAAGTCTTTGCAAAAATAGGAATAACTTGTGTGATATTGTGATCGAAAATCGAATTTATGTcttgcaatttttatttttttttgcattggagagacaaaattaaagacaacacaaaataaaataaaagtgcaaatgacccatttTGCCAAAGTGATAATCAGTTGGAAATTGCTTGTTATAGTTGGTAAGCCCATTAGGCGGGCTTGCCACCTGCGGCCCAAACCCAAACCTGTGCTAgaaacatcttttttttttttttttttttgcggactcacttcgtttggggtggtctttaattttgccttCAAACTAGTAGTCTTTAAGTTttcttcgcctaataccccgattGTGAGTTCAAACcccaatttaattaaaaaaatcacaaggcagaaatttataaattttatccatatgcaaattctgcctttaAGGCCCAAATTTTATCTGAAgcgcaaaagttaaagaccaccattttaagggataaaaattaaagaccaaccccaGCAAAGGGCAATCCTACAAATTGCCCCAGAAACATTAGAACCTCATGAAACCAACACATACTAGAAATTCATGGTCTACTACGGACTGAATTTAAAGTAAGGAAATTGACATGGCATAACTAATTACtagtacatatttatatttagtagctataatttagattaattacatcatatagctatatatatatatatatatatatatatatatatatatatatatatatatatatatatatatatatatatagtagaatactttttatttttattctactCCTTCGTTCCGATCTCcttctactccctccgtcaTCCGTGCCCCACTTCCGTCAACCACCATCACTGCCAGCCTCGCCggagaccaacaacaacaaatttgGAACCAAATAGCTCTCCGCCGCCATTGAtttgaatacaa
It includes:
- the LOC132031807 gene encoding receptor-like protein 53 — translated: MEYQQLLIPFCFYSLIILSVQQSQLTGFSYAGQHLCARDDAFYLLQFKKGLTIHPKGSYNHACYYKARAKTLSWNVTGDCCKWYGVTCNGFTGHVIGLDLSCSFLYGTINANSSLSKLNKLISLDLSFNDFGGSILESIGNLTAIRELTLSNNKFTGNVPSTISKLNKLISLDISSNHFGGSILESIGNLTAIRELTLSNNKFTGNVPSTISKLNKLISLDISSNHFGGSIPESIGNFTRITSLDLSNNSFSGNVPSTVGKLNKLSSLGLSFNNFEGSIPDIFANLSELSYLYFETNNFTGSFPYSITSLTHLGGLELHNNLLTGTLPFNISGLQELQTLDLSFNYFTGTAPPWLFNLPLLSDLYVQSNQLTKLPNEIKSDHLKHSEIDLSNNKLHGKIPDWMLSMTVDVLDLSHNFLTGIEKQVWRSMDLFYLNLENNSLQGSLLPSICDMTRLRILNLAHNNFSGSIPTCLGSSPLAILDLRMNNFHGEIPRFLPKGLQYLSLHGNQLGGQVPRSLVNCTNLEALDLGNNKINDTFPIWLEKLPNLQIMILKSNLFHGPIGELVSEFPFPELRIFDLSFNGFTGTLPPNFFKKFRGMMDVDEEKTGIMMDVDEEKIGITRDRITFTMLAW
- the LOC132069403 gene encoding receptor-like protein 9DC3 — its product is MRITSIMTSIDLSSNRFEGDIPNSLGSLNSLVLLNLSHNNFWGYIPAEIAKLHELEALDLSWNRLIGEIPGQLSSLTFLEVLNLSYNHLVGRIPLGKQFNTFPIDSYCGNPDLCGFPLSKECGKNNVLDESPLEQDDDDSSFASGFTWQAVVIGYGCGIPFGLFMGSLMFIFGKPKWFVNFAEDIAQQIAARKRRRQRKRHQRH